Sequence from the Sphingosinicella ginsenosidimutans genome:
CGGTATCGAGTGCGATCGCAGCCAGTCGCTCCTGCTGGCCACGGCGGTCCTCACGACCGGTATCGGCATAGCCCGCGGCGAAAATGATCGCCGATTTCGCCCCGGCAGACGCCGCGTCCAGCAAGACGTTTTCCACAGCGACCTGCGGGACGGTGATGATCACGCAGTCGGGCGCATGGCCGACCGAGGCGATCGACGGATGACAGGGCGCACCGTCAATTTCGGTATATTTCGCATTGACGAGGTCGATCGCGCCTTCGAAGCCGAGCAACCGGAGTTGCCCGAGCGCGCGGGCGCCGGCGCCCCTTGTGGACGGGCTGATCCCGACGATCGCGACCCGCGCAGGATTGAGGATCGGGTCGAGATCCCGATGGCGATAGACGCCGCGCGTTCCGCTGTTCACCTGGCTCCCCCGTTACAGAATTGTCCTTGCGCCGACCCTGCCCGCCAGCCGGGGCAGCGCGCCAGCAAGCTGCGCTCGCACCCTGCCTGATCAAAAGTCACAGCGTCTCCCCGGACCCCAGGATGATCGTCGCCTGGCTCGCGAGCACGCCCCCATTGCCGTGGGCCAGGGCGACCTCGACGCCAGGCTGTTGCCGATCGCCGGCCGTGCCCGCGATCTGTGCCGCCGCTTCGACGATGGTGAACAGGCCGAACATGCCCGGATGACAATAGGAAAGGCCGCCTCCGCTGGTATTGACCGCAAGCCGCCCGCCCGGGGCGATCGCGCCGTCCTCGACGAAGCGCCCGCCTTCGCCCTTCGGGCAGAACCCCAGATCCTCGAGGAACAGGATCGTATTGATGGTGAAGGCGTCATAGACCTGCACGACATCGACATCGGCGGGCGTCACGCCGGCCTGAGCGAAGGCGCGCGGGCCGCTTTCGGCCGCGCCCGTGACGGTCAGATCGGGCATTGACGAGATATCCCGGTGGGTGGCCGCCTGCCCCGCGCCCAGGACATAAGCCGGACGCTTGGCATGATCGCGGGCGCGATCGGCACGCACCATCACGATCGCTGCTGCGCCATCGGTGACCACACAGCAATCGCGGGTGGTGAGCGGGTCCGACACCATGCGTGCCGCCAGCACGTCGGCAACGCTCAGCGGATCGCGCATGAATGCGGCAGGATTGAGCGCGGCCCATTGCCGCGCGGCCACAGCCACTTCGGCCAGCTGCGCACGCGTCGTTCCATATTCATGCATGTGCCGCGCCGCCGCCAGCGCATAGGCGGACACCGGCATGCGCGGCTTGAACGGCCCCTCGTAGGTTGGGGGCAGGCTCGATCGGACCAACTTGCCGGCGCCGCTCTTCTGGTTGCTGCCATAGGCGATCAGCGCGACATCGCACTGGCCGGACGCGAGAGCGAGCGCGGCATGCGCGACATGCGTCTGAAAGGCAGAGCCCCCAGTGCGGTTATTGTCGGTCAGCCGGGGCCGCACGCCGAGATATTCCGCCAGCGTCATGCCCGAGAGGAAGTCGTCAGGCAGGCCGATGAACAACGCATCGACATCGGCCGGTGTCAATCCTGCCGACGCCAGCGCGCGCGTGCTCGCGGCCGCGGCCAGATCGATCGAACTGAAGCCCGGCGACAGCCCTTCGCCAAAGGTCGCGTGCCCGACGATCGCGGTCTCGCCGCGCGGGAACCGATCGGTGCTCATGCCGGATCGAACACCACAATCGGGCCGTCCTCGCCCGCCGCGATACGCGCGCGCACCGCCATTCCGATACGCACATCGCCGGGATCGATCCCTTCGACACGGGTCATCATGCGCACGCCTTCGGCCAGATCGACCAGCGCAACATTATAGTCGCGGGCACGGGGTTCGTTTCGTACCACCGTTGTCGAATGGACGACGCCGCTGCCGCTGGCGGCCACCCATTCGAGATCGAGACAACCCGTCACCGGCTCGGCGACCCGGGGATAGAAGATGAAGCGGCCGGTTGCGCGTGAGCGCTGGAGCATGAAGCGGCCCTCCTCAAGAAAGGCGCGAAACTGCTGGTCGGGTCCCATCACGCGGCCTCCAGAATGCGGCGGAGCGCTGCGCGGTCGAGCTTGAGCGAACCGTTGCGCGGCAGATGTTCGACGATGGCGATGCGCACCGGCGCGGCCTGCGGCGAAATCGCGCTGCGCACGGCGTCGATCAGCGCCTGGACGTCTGGCGGCGCCGCGCCTTCGCGCAGCTGTATCGCCGCCACCGGAACTTCGCCAAGGCGCGGATCCGGCAGGCCGACGACGCCCGCATCCTCCACCGCCGGATCCCTGCGCAGCACTTCGGCGATCGCCTCCGGCGAAACCTTGAAGCCGCCGCGGATAATGACGCTGTCGGTTCGACCCTTGAGAAAGACGAAGCCGTCCGCGTCAATCCGGGCGAGATCTGTCGTCGGCACCCAGTCAGCCGAGACACGCGGGGCCAACACCTCGAGTCGGCCGATCTCTCCCGCGGCCTGCACCTGGCCCGTGTCGGGATCGGTGACACGCAATTTTATGCCCGGCCGGGCGCGCCCCACGCTGCCCAGCTTGACGTCGCGATACCTGCGATGATCGGCGATCGTCCAGTTGGCGATCACGCCGCAAAACTCCGTGGCGCCATAGTTGATCAAAACCGGAATCCCGTAGCGCTCCTCGAATTCGCGCTGAACCGATGGATCGAGCGGCGCCGAGCCGCAGCGCATCGCCGGGATCGACGACATCACCTCACGCGGCACATCCGAATCCAGCACCATCCGCATCGCGGCCGGGGGAAGCGACATGAAGGCCGATGGACGATATGCCTTCACGGCGCGCACCCATTCGTCAACGCTGAACCGTTCGAGCAGCACTGCCGGCTGGCCGCGGACGGCGCAGGTGATCAGCCCGAACAGGCCGCTGATATTGCCGAGCGGATAGAATTGGATGAACGGCGCACTGGCGTCGGTCGTATTGGCCTGCGCAGTGGCGACGATAGCGTCCTGGACCGCCGCCGCCAGCGTCGCATAGCTGATCGGTACCCGCTTGGGCGGACCGGTGGTGCCGCTGGTCAGCATCTCGATCGCCGTGTCGCTCGGGGCGAACTTGCGTCCGGCAGCAGCGGTCCCGGGGACGTGCGTAACGGCGGCGATGCCCCGTTCGCCGCCCAGCGCGATTCCGAGCATGCCCGCATTCACCGCCGCGCCGCGCAGTACGTCCTCCCAGTCCCCGGCATCGGCGATAACCGCGCCCATCGCGAGCGCGGTGAGTTCCGCGGCAAGGTTCTCGCGTGCCTGATAAGCGTGAAGCATCACCACGTGGCGTCGCTGCGAGAGCAGCCCGAACAAAGCGGCGACATGCGGCGCGCGATTGCGCGCGATCAGGCCCAGAGGCGCATCGGAGGCAACGCCGGCCTTTTCGAGCAATTCGAGCACGGCCTGTGAGATGGCGCGAACCTGGCCGAGCGAAACCCATTCGCCGCGCACCTCCAGATAGGGGCGCTCGGCATCGCCCGCGAGGACGTCGCGCAGGGCCGAATCGAGCGCCAGCGTCATGCCTCGATCCCCGGCGGCTGGCAGGCGAGCAAAATCCGCTGGTGGGCGCGGCTGGACCCGGCAATGTGAAGCCAGAGCTGGGTGCGGCGGACGAAGAGCTGCGCGTCGCATTCCTCGGTAAAGCCGATGCCTCCATGCACCTGCACGTTGCCCCGGCTGTTCTGCAGCGCCGCGTCGCCCGCGATGAGACGCGCGGCCGAAACCTGAAAGGCAGCATCGCTCCTCTGCCCGCCGAGCGCCAGGGCTGCGAAGCTTGTCTGGGCCCACGCCGCTTCACAGCGCAGCGCCATGTCGGCACAGCGATGCTTGATCGCCTGGAACGCTCCGATCGGTTGACCGAACTGCTCGCGCACCTTGGCATAGGCTACCGCCATGTCGCGCGCTGCTTCCGCGGTGCCCACGAGGATCGCCGCAACCCACAAGGCGAAGCGGCGGGAGGCGAAGTCATCGCCGGCCGGCGCGTTGAGCGTCCCACGTTCGAGGATCACGCTGTCGTCGATCGCGCGGCTGGCGACGGGGTTGGCGAACGCGCCCTCCTCGACCAGGGCCAGCCCCTCGCCCGCGGCGATGCAGGCATCGCCCGGCCGATGATCGAACCGGTACCACGAACCGTCTCCGGCCGGGATCGCGAGCGACGCTCCACGGCTGCCATCGATAAAGGGGGTCGGTTCTTGGGCGAGATGCGCGGCGAGCATCGTTGCCGCCAGCCGCGGG
This genomic interval carries:
- a CDS encoding acetyl-CoA acetyltransferase, which translates into the protein MSTDRFPRGETAIVGHATFGEGLSPGFSSIDLAAAASTRALASAGLTPADVDALFIGLPDDFLSGMTLAEYLGVRPRLTDNNRTGGSAFQTHVAHAALALASGQCDVALIAYGSNQKSGAGKLVRSSLPPTYEGPFKPRMPVSAYALAAARHMHEYGTTRAQLAEVAVAARQWAALNPAAFMRDPLSVADVLAARMVSDPLTTRDCCVVTDGAAAIVMVRADRARDHAKRPAYVLGAGQAATHRDISSMPDLTVTGAAESGPRAFAQAGVTPADVDVVQVYDAFTINTILFLEDLGFCPKGEGGRFVEDGAIAPGGRLAVNTSGGGLSYCHPGMFGLFTIVEAAAQIAGTAGDRQQPGVEVALAHGNGGVLASQATIILGSGETL
- a CDS encoding Zn-ribbon domain-containing OB-fold protein, with the protein product MGPDQQFRAFLEEGRFMLQRSRATGRFIFYPRVAEPVTGCLDLEWVAASGSGVVHSTTVVRNEPRARDYNVALVDLAEGVRMMTRVEGIDPGDVRIGMAVRARIAAGEDGPIVVFDPA
- a CDS encoding class I adenylate-forming enzyme family protein; translated protein: MTLALDSALRDVLAGDAERPYLEVRGEWVSLGQVRAISQAVLELLEKAGVASDAPLGLIARNRAPHVAALFGLLSQRRHVVMLHAYQARENLAAELTALAMGAVIADAGDWEDVLRGAAVNAGMLGIALGGERGIAAVTHVPGTAAAGRKFAPSDTAIEMLTSGTTGPPKRVPISYATLAAAVQDAIVATAQANTTDASAPFIQFYPLGNISGLFGLITCAVRGQPAVLLERFSVDEWVRAVKAYRPSAFMSLPPAAMRMVLDSDVPREVMSSIPAMRCGSAPLDPSVQREFEERYGIPVLINYGATEFCGVIANWTIADHRRYRDVKLGSVGRARPGIKLRVTDPDTGQVQAAGEIGRLEVLAPRVSADWVPTTDLARIDADGFVFLKGRTDSVIIRGGFKVSPEAIAEVLRRDPAVEDAGVVGLPDPRLGEVPVAAIQLREGAAPPDVQALIDAVRSAISPQAAPVRIAIVEHLPRNGSLKLDRAALRRILEAA
- a CDS encoding acyl-CoA dehydrogenase, which encodes MIDLLPNGEEQALAENFAQVLAAEAPLARLHQGTDADHALIRQLAGLGWAGLGVPVDRGGLGCGAVEEILLMREAGRQLVGPRLAATMLAAHLAQEPTPFIDGSRGASLAIPAGDGSWYRFDHRPGDACIAAGEGLALVEEGAFANPVASRAIDDSVILERGTLNAPAGDDFASRRFALWVAAILVGTAEAARDMAVAYAKVREQFGQPIGAFQAIKHRCADMALRCEAAWAQTSFAALALGGQRSDAAFQVSAARLIAGDAALQNSRGNVQVHGGIGFTEECDAQLFVRRTQLWLHIAGSSRAHQRILLACQPPGIEA